The Arcobacter arenosus region ATATGTAACTTGAAATAAAAACCCTATCATTAAAAAAAATCTATATTCTTTTTTTAAAGATGTAGAGATAAATATTGCCATTAAAAAAAACTGAATTGGTTTATTAAGTATATAATAATAACCATTAGGATTTTTATTATACCAAAATCCATTTTCAATACTTGAACTTAAAAAAGTTAATGAGAATAAAAAACAACATATTATTAATAAATAAATTAGTATTATTTTTTGTTCATATAACTGATTAAATTTCTTTTTAAAATCGCCTTCTATTAACCAAAGTAGTGTAGCTAAATAAATACATAATCTATGTAATCCACTATCAACTAAAAAAGTTAAAGAAAAGATTAAAAAAACTATGTTTAATAATATTGATATATAATTTTTATTTATTTTAAATTTCATTTTTATTTTTTTCTACATAATTAATAAATTTTTTTTTGATTTCGACTTTATCAAAACATTTCGTATAATCTTCATGGATTTCAGGATAACTTATTAATGCTTTATTTACATTAATTGATAGTTTTTCAGCATCATTAACTTTTGATAGATATTTACTTAACTCATTAATTAGAAGTTCCCTTGGTCCAGTATCACAGTCTGTACTTACAACTGGTGTTTTAAGAATTAAACTCTCTACAATTACTCTAGGTAAGCCTTCTCTATCTGAGCTTAAAACTAATAACTTAGCATTTTTTATATAAGGATATGGATTTTGAGCAAATGACTTAAAAATAATTCTCTCTTTTTCAATATTGAATTTTTTAATTAAATTTAATATATCTTTATTTTCAGCCGTACCAAGAAGTAAAAGCTTTATCTTTTTGTCTTCTATTTTTGAAAAAGCTTCTAATAAAATATCTTGTCTTTTTTTCCTTATTCCTGAACCTATTTGTATAATATATTCTGCTTTTGGTATATCTACTTTTTCTAAAGCTAGTTGCCTAATCTTTTCTTTATCAAAGGGATTATAAATTGTTTCAATTACTTTAGGATTAATAACTTTACATATATTTGTTTCAGTATCTTTTGATATAGTAATTAAATTTTGATTATTAAAAAGTTTTTTATATAATCTTTTTCTTTTTTTATATCTAAAAGATGATTTTTCTTTTAATGTTTCAAGTTCTTGTGTAATATCAACTCTCATATAAAATATTTTTGGAAGACTTATAAACCTTACAATTTTTGCAGTAACTTCCATATGTGAGATAACTAAATCAACTTGAAGTTCATTCAATAATTTTTGAAGCTTTTTAGATAAAAGATAGTCACCAAGTAAATCAAATTTTTTATATATTTTTTTATCTTCAGATAATGAATATGTTTTAATATCAGGTATATCATAATTCCTTTTATTCTCAAGGAGAATAAGATGATTATCAAAGGTATCTGCAGTAGCTCTAATTAAGTCTATAGTACTCCTTTGACCACCACCTTTTCCTAAATTCACAATTACATGAGCGATTTTCATATTTCATTAACCAATTTTTCTAATTCTTTGTATACTGTTTCTTTTTTAAATTTATTAATATATTCTTCTTTTATTATTATATTAGATTCTAATGCTAAATCAATTTTTTTAGCCATTTCTTCAGGATTTTCCATAGGAACTAACCATTTTTCTAGGTCTTCTACTAATACTTCAGAAGGTCCAGTTGGACAATCTGTACTTACAACGGGTGTATCTAAAACTAATGATTCTACAACCACTCTAGGTAAACCTTCCCTATCAGAAGAGAGAACGAGAAGTTCGGCATTTTTTATATATTTATATGGATTTTGTTGAAAACCTAAAATAATAACTTTATCTTCTAATCCTCTTTCTTTAATCATTTTTATAATCTTTGGTTCACTTTTAACAAGTAATAAAAGTTTAATATCATGTTTGATTAATTTAAAGGCATCAAGTAATACATCATGTCTTTTTTGTTTTTTAAATGCTGCAGGAGATATAATATATTTATAATTTAACTCAATATCTTCTTTACCCTTATTTCTTATTTCTTCAAAATCAAAAGGGTTATAAATCGTTTTTACTTCTTTATAATCAATTTTTAAATCTTTAAAGTCTTCAATCATTGCCTCTGATACAGTAATAAGTTTTTCATTTTTATAGAGAAATCTATAAAGTTTTAACTTTTTAGTTGCTCTTTTTTTACTAAATCTTTCTAGTTCAGCTTTCAAAGACATATGAATTGTAAAATATTTATTATTATGTTTTAGTAATTTAACAACTCTATCAGCTCTTGGTAAATGTGAAAAAACTATATCAAAATTTACATTTGTTTTTCTCATTTCTCTTTCTAAAATTTTCATATAAATATAATCACCAATTTTACCAAAGACTTTAAATGTATTTCTATATTTAGTTAATGAAATTATAGGAAAGTTAAACTCTGACACATCATAGCTTTTAGAATCTTCTATTAAAAACATATAAATATTATGACCATTTTTTTCTAGTATTTTAGCTCTATTTAAAACTGACTTTTGTGCACCACTACCTTTAAGATCAGTTATAACAATTGCAATATTCTTTTTCACTTACAAATTACCTTTTTAATTTCATCATAAACTCGTTGAGCTGGCGAATAATCTATTTCATTAAACTTTTCATCTAAAGTTAAATTATCAATATCTTCTACACTCAAAGAAACTAAATATTTCTTTTTTGTTAAATTATTCATAAAGATAGTGAAAATTTTATCAAGATTTTTATTTTTAGAAAATATTGAATATACTTTCTTTTTAGAAAGAACTGACTCAGTAATCATACTTCCACTATCTTCTGTACAAAATACTACATCAGAGTTTTTTAAAAAATATTTTACAACTTTTTCAGGTTTTTCATTATAAAAAACTGCCTTTTCAAAAAGTTCTTTTTTCTGAGACACTAATAATTTAATTTTAGTTTCTACCTCTATAGGTGTCCTTCTTGAGGTAGTTAGAAATATCTTAAAATTTTTCTTTTCAGCTAAAAAAGTTAATTTTTCTACAATAGTATAAAATTCATCATTTGTAAAATTGTAATTCTTTGTAGCACCACCAATCAAAATTGAAAAAAACTTTCCAGGTAATTCTTTCTCTTCTATATCAATATTTATAGGAGCAATATCAACAAGAATTTCATTTTTAAAGCCATTATCAATGATAGAAACTATATTTGTAAAATGATTGGGTTTTAATCCTCGTAAAGAACTACAATAAAAATTTGGGATATTAAAATATTTTGAAATCAATATATTCAGTAATGCAGTATCTCCACCTGTTGAAATTAAAAAATTATATTCTTTTGATTTATCAATTTCAATATTTTTATACAATATTTTTATTAAAATAGAAATTATTGCTTTATTTAAAGGTAAAAAGTTAACTAAATAAACTCCTATTTTCATCAAGACCTTTATTCTTCTTTTTGCATAAACTTCATTAATTTTTAAATCATGTTTTTTTTGAATATAGCTTAGTAAACCCCTAGATATAGATTCATGACCTGCTTTTTTATCAGTAACTAGAATTACATTTAACATTCTTGATACTTTTCATTTAATCTTTTTGCAATTAGATCATAACCTTTATCATTTATATGGGTTTCATCTAAGTAAAAATTATCTAAATTTTTTTCAAATTCATCATATAAATTTACTTTATGACAATTTTTATTATTTGTTGAAATTTCATCTAATATTGAATTATATTGTTTTATATAAATATTTCTTTTTAAATCTTTGTTAGGAATTGTATCTATTAAAAAAACAAGTTTATCTTTAGAATCATTTACTATCTTTTCTATATTTCTTTTATACTCTTCAGGAGAAACAGAAAACTTACTACCAAAAAGAGTATTTAAACCTAAGGATCTTGCAATTTTCTTATATTTTTTTATAATTTTTCTTCCAAGTTTCCTAAAAAAACTATCTGGATAATATAAAACATAAGGTGAATATTTAAATGTTCTCCATGAATCTACCAAACCATATTGAATTAAAATAACATCAATCTCTTCAGATATATTGTCATTGTAAAAATTAATCATTTCTTTAGTAGTACTCATAGTGTATCCACAATTAATACATTCAAAATCTATTTGTTTTGCAAAACGCTCTGGAAAAGCATTATTTCGAAAGTGAACATCACCTTCTGTATTACAATCTCCTAATGCAAGAATTTTTTTACTCACTTTTTAATCCTTTGTAAACTTTAATTGTTTCATTCACCATATTATCAATAGTAAAATTTTTTTCAGCAAACTCAAATTTTTCTTTAAAATCATCTACTACATTTTTATAGTTATTTTGCACATAATTAACCTTATCAACAATATCATTTAAATTATTGAATTGAATAATGTATTTTTCTCCTAAAAGTTTTTTCATATCAGATACAGGAGTAGAGATAAAAGGTGTTTTACAAAACATTGTTTCAACAAAAGTATAAGGAAAACCTTCATTATCTGAACTCATTACAAAAAGTGATGAGTTTGAAATTATTTTTTTAACTTCTATATTATCTAAAGCACCTGTAAATGTAATTTTTAAATCAACATTTAATCTTGATGCTAATAATTTTAAATTATCTGACTCTGTTCCATCACCAACCAATAGTAGATGAATATCTAAACTTTTCATTGCTTCTACTAAAAGCTCAAATCTTTTAACCTTTGTAAACCTTGCAACACTACAAATTATAAATTTGTCTCTTTGAATATTATATCTTTTATATAAGTCTAAATAAAGATTTAATGAATTATCAAAATTAATTCCATTATAAATTGTCACTTTATTTGGATTTTTTAAATTTTCAGAAATTTTATCAGACACAGTTATAGCATAATCACTTTTTTCAAAAGCTTTTAAATTAGATTTATAATTATGTAAAGTTGATACAACTTTTATATCATTTATGAAAGCTCTTATTTTATTCACCATATCTGTAGCTTTATTTGCTTGTGTATGAACTATATCAAATTTTTCTTTTTTTAAAATTTTAAAAAGCTTATATAGAATAAAAAAATTGTTTCGCCCTTTAGATAAATCAAGAGGAATAAAATTTATATCTTTAAAATGTGGAGTAAAATCTTTGTGAGCTATTACACTTACGTCAAAACCTCTTTTTTTAAGTTGTTTTGATAATTCAATTGTATGTTTTTCTAAACCACCATCTTCATTTCCAGCTAAAACTTGGCATATTTTCACTTTTTTAATCCTCTAAGCCCTCTTCTTAGCTTTATTTTAAATGCGCTCATATTGTCTTTACCACTAATTGTTATTCTTTTTAATTCGTAAATATTATCATCATTTATATTATCAATACCTTTTTGTGTAGTTGTTGCATTTGTATATCCGCTATTTTTTACTAATTGTATATCTAAATTATCATATAAACCAAAAGGATAACAAAATGATTTACACTCAATATTGAAACTTTCTTCAATATTTTTTTTAGACTCTCTAATCTCATTTAATTTTTGTTCTTCTTTTAGTGTGGGTAAATTATCATGTGTCATTGTATGTGAACCAATTTCAATTAGACCAGACTCTATTAATTTTTTTATTTGATTATCACTTAATTTTGGTTCATCTTTCAATTCACCATCATTATTTTTCTTTTTTCTTTTTGATGACCATTCTCTATCATGTCTATCTATTACAAGATATATTGTCGCTTTAGCATTATATTTTTTCAATATAGGAAAGGCATTTGTGAAGTTATCTTCATATCCATCGTCAAAAGTTATAGCAACTGATTTTTGAGGTAAATTATCTTTTTTTTCTATAAGTTCACCTATAGTAAAAAATGTCCAATCATTTTCATATAAATATTTAATTTGTTTTTCAAATTCTATTGGATCAACTCTAAGTCCATTAAATTTTGTATTTTTTTTGTGTTTACTTACCATATGATACATCAAAATTCTTGGATAAGATAAGTCTACTGTTTTAGTCCACCATGCATATCTATAAGAATAATATAAAACTATAAAAACTATGATTATTAAAATATATTCCAATTTAAAGAACCTTATTATAAACTTCGATCGTTTTTTCTAACATGTTTTTTAAAGAAAATGTTTTACTAATATATTCAAAACCATCAAACTTTAAAGTTTGAGCTTTTAATATATTTTCACACAATTTTTTTTCATCTCCAACTTCAAAGTAAAAGCCATTTATATTCTCTCTAATAATATCTTTTACTCCACCATGATTAGTTGCAATTACAGGAGTATTCAAGGCTATTGCTTCAGCAACTGATCTTCCAAAGCTTTCTGGTTTTTTTGAAGAGCTTACAACTACATCACTTAAGTCATATATTTCAGCTATCTTATTTTGACTTCCCGTAAAAAGAATATTCTCTTTTAAATTTTGTTCTTTTATGAATTTTTTTAAAGAATTCAAATATTCCTCTTTATCACTTCTTACCCCACCAACAATAAGACCAACAATATTTGGTTTATCATTTTTTACCAAACTTATAGCTTTTATAAAAGTTTCATAGTCTTTAAGCTGTGTTACTCTTCCAACACTTGTAACTATAAATTTATCTTCTAATCTATACTTTATTTTAAAATTTTCAATGAAATCTTTATCAATATTTTGTGGATTAAAAACTTCTAAATCAATTCCCCTTGGAATAACTGTAATTTTATTTTCATTAGTGTTGTAATTTTTTTGAATATATTCTTTTATACTATTACTTACGCATATCACAGCATCCGCTTTTTGCATAATAGAACTATAAAATCCAACACTATTAAAACCATGAACTGTACTTACTATTTTAAAGCCCAGTGATTTATTAGCTAAAAAAACAAGCCAAGCGGGAACTCTACTTCGTACATGAATTATGTCAGGATTTATCTCTGTTAAAATCTTTTTTAACTTACTTACACGAGAAAATATTGTAAAAATGTTTTTGGAACACACATCAAATTTTATATGAGTTCCACCATCTTCTTCTATTTTATTTTCAAGTTTACCACCAGCACTAATAACAAAAGAGTCTAAACCTTCTTTTACATATTCACGATTAAGTTCAACTACACCTCGTTCAACTCCACCTTCATTTAGTTCTGGAAGTAACTGCACAATTTTCATAAAATAAATGACCTTTCTTTACAATTACCTATAAAATTCTTTATACCAAACAACAAACTGCTCAATACCATCCGCAAGTTTTGTATCTGGCTTATAATCAAAATCTTCGATTAAATCATTTGTATCTGCATATGTTGATACTACATCTCCTGCTTGCATATCCATAAAATTCTTTTTTGCTTCTATTTGAAGTTTATCTTCTAATGTCTCTATAAACTCCATTAAAGATACTGGTGCATTATTCCCTATATTATAAACTCTATAAGGAGCACTTGAAATATCTGGACTTGGATTTTCTGCATTAAAATCTTTTGAAGAAGAAGCTGGATTATCTATTACTTTTATGATTCCATCTACTATATCTTCTACATAAGTAAAATCTCTACTCATATTTCCATGATTAAATACTTTTATTGCTCTATCATTTAATATTGCATCTGCAAAAAGCATTGGTGCCATATCTGGTCTTCCCCATGGTCCATATACTGTAAAAAATCTTAATCCTGTACATTGAATTCCATAAAGATGTGCATATGTATGAGCCATCATCTCATTTGATTTTTTAGTTGCTGCGTATAATGACACTGGGTGATCTGTATGATCACTTGTTTTAAATGGTTGAGATTTATTTAATCCATATACAGAAGAAGAACTAGCATAAGATAAATTTTTTACTTCATTATGTCTACAAGCTTCAAGAATATTCATAAATCCTTTTATATTTGAGTCTATATAAGCATGGGGATTTTCTATTGAGTATCTAACTCCTGCTTGTGCTGCAAGGTTACAAACTGCATCAAACTTCTCAATTTCAAACAATGCATTTATATCATTGGTATTAGCTAAATCCATTTTTATAAATTTATGTTTTGGATATTTTGTACTACTTACAAGTTTATTAGAAGAAATCTCTTCTTTTTTTATACCAAGTTCTTCTAATCTTGCATATTTTAAATTTACATCATAATAGTTATTTATATTATCAAGTCCTATTACTTCATCACCTCTTTCTAAAAGTTTTAAAGCCAGGTGATACCCAATAAATCCTGCTGTTCCTGTTACTAGTATTTTCAAGAAAACATATCCTTATTTTTTATAATTTCTAATATTAAATATTCAAAAACTTAATAAATATCTAAAACTATGCATATTATATCTAAAACATTTTTAGATATAATATTTTTCCAGAATCGCCAATTTAAAGCTTAAGGATTTTATTGCTATTCAATAGTTATGAATTTATATTTATCTTTTTACCAATAACTTTTTTTATATATTTTTATTTAAATAGTAAAAGGCTAACTGAAGTAGCTAAAGGATTCTTAGTATTCTCTTCATTATTTTTTTATTCTTATTGGGAAATTAAATATCTGCCAATTATATTAGCATCTATGCTTTTTAATTATGTAATTGGGACTACCCTTTCTAAATATGATATTAAAAAAAATAAAAAAACATTTTCTAAAAAATCTATTTTAATATTTGGTATTATTTGTAATGTAGCATTACTTGGATACTTTAAATATGCAGATTTCTTTATAGAAAATTTTAATTTATTTGCTGGATCTGATATAGAATTATTACATCTACTGCTACCATTAGCAATTTCATTCTTTACTTTCCAACAAATAGCTTATTTAGTTGATAGTTATAGAAAAGAGACTAAAGAATATGATTTTCTAAATTATGCTTTATTTGTAACTTTTTTCCCACAACTTATAGCAGGACCAATTGTTCATCATAAAGAGATGATGCCTCAATTTGCAAATATTAAAAATAAAATAAAAAACTATAAAAATATAGCTTTAGGTATTTTTATATTTTCTATGGGATTATTTAAAAAAGTTATTATTGCTGATACTTTTGCAGTATGGGCAAATACTGGATTTGATGTAGCACAAACTTTGAATTTTTTTGAAGCATGGGCAACATCACTATCTTATACTTTCCAATTATATTTTGACTTTTCAGGTTATACAGATATGGCTATAGGTATTGCTCTTTTATTTAATATAAAATTACCAATAAACTTTAACTCTCCATATAAAGCTTTGGATATTCAAGATTTTTGGAGAAGATGGCATATTACATTATCTAGGTTTTTAAGAGATTATATTTATATTCCATTAGGTGGGAATAGAAAAGGACCAACAAGAACTTATGTTAACTTATTAGCAACATTTGTCATAGGTGGTTTTTGGCATGGTGCTGGATGGACATTTATCTTTTGGGGATTTCTACACGGAGTTGCATTAGCAGTTCATAGACTATGGCAAACAATAGGATTCAAGCTACCTAAAATGATAGCATGGATAATAACATTTAACTTTGTAAATATAGCATGGGTATTTTTTAGAGCTAAAGAATGGGATGATGCTATTAAAGTATTAAGTTCTATGTTTAGTTTAGACAATATTATTTTACCTGAAAAATGGGAAAGAAAAGTTGGTTTTTTGAATGAATGGGGTGTAGAATTCAGTAGAGTATATGAAAATATTTCAGGAAAAGATAATACTACTTGGTTTATATTTTCATCAATATTGATAGTTTTATTTTTAAAGAACTCAAATCAATACAAAACTCTTTTTAAAGCGCAGTTTCATTTATGGATATTTACAATCATAATATTTATCTATTCAATTTTTTCTTTTTCTAAAACATCAGACTTTTTATATTTTAATTTCTAGGATATTTATGAAATACAAATATTTTACTTATTCAATAATTTTACTACCCCTTTCAATTTTTTTTATAATCGAAACATATATTTATACTATTAGCGAAAAACTAGTATTTACAAATGCATTAATTGCATCAAGAAAATCAAATATTCAATGTTTAATAATGGGAGATTCTCACCTTCAAAATGGATTTAGAAATAATTTAAAAAATTGTTATAATCTTTCTATTGGAGGTTCATCTCTTCCAATGATACAAGACGCTGTAAATTCTGTTTATGATAACAATGATTTAAAAATGATTATTTTACCATTAGAACCCCATGATTTTTCAACATATAGACAACAAAATTATTCTCCTATATTTAAAGATATTTCTAAAACTTTCAATATTATGTATCAACCTCTATTCAATATTCTGCCAGTAAAAGAAGAAATTCAAGATTATATTAAAAATAATAAAAAAGAAGATTTATGGCCTAATTGGTCAATCAGAGAAAAAGAAAAAAGAGTTGAAGAAAGAATTAATATTCATGGAAATTTAAAAAACTTCGAAAAATCGAACTATTCAATTAATTATATAAAATTTATTGAAAACTTAATAAAGAAAAATATAAAAGTTTATCTAGTTAGAACTCCTGTGACATATAAATACAATAAAAAAATGTTTGAAGTATTAGACTCAAATAGATGGGAAAGATATACTAAAGAATTCACTTCAATGGGTGCAATATATATTGATTTTAAAAAGCTTAACTTTAATAACTCTGAAGATATTTATTTTGTTGATGAAGACCATTTAAATGAAAAAGGTTCATTTTTGTATACAAGATTATTAAAAGAACATATTAAATATTAACTTTATCAAGAAATTTTTTTAAATCTATTTTTTCTTTTGTATTTTTTACTAAATCAGCTAAGCTGTGAAATTTTGTATTCTCTTCTTTTGAATCTAATTTAATAATATTGATATTTGCTTCACTATTTGCTTTTGCTTCACTTAGCATTGATGTTGAATCTATTGTAATATAAAGTTCCTCACAAAGAGCCAAAAAATCAGGTATTGGATTAATATTTTGTTCTTTTGAAAATATTAGTTTATAATCAAACTTATAATTCTCAATTAAATCATCAATTTGTTTTGGTGTTCTTCTTGAAGTTGTAATATATTTTAAATGCTTTGGATATTTTAAAAATATTTCATCCAATGCACTTTTTATTTTTTCAAACTCCATTTTAAATATTTTATTATCTCCACCAATTATTATTCCAATTGCCTTTTTATTACTTTCTTTTTTTAAAATATTTTTAGGAATTGAATATGATAGATTCAAAGGGATTTCTATAATATTTTCCAATTTTGGTGGATTATCATGACTTTGTGCAACTATATAATCAAAGTCACTATATCTATATGATTTTGGAAGCATTAAAGCAATAGATTTTATATTGTATTTTTTTGAGATATATTTATTAAAATAATAAGTTCCTGATCCAGTACTAACAACTGCATCATAAAACTCATAATTAAATTTTTTGTGGCTTAAAAATAAATCATCTGTATAAAAAGAGAATTTATCAAAAACATATGAAAAAATTTTAGCAATTTTTGAACAAAATTTTACTTCTAAGATATCATAACTAATATTTTTTATTTTACAAAAAGCAATAGATTGATTTAAATGACCTGGCTTTCCATCACTAATTATTAGAATTCTTTTCATAAATCTCTTTATAATAATTTTTAAATCTTTTGTGGGGCCAAAACCATTGTTTTGGATCAGTTTTTATTATATCAGATATTGCATTAGCATGTAATTGAGCTAGTTTTTCAATATCATCTTTATCATCATCAGTTTTAATTGGTTTAATTGGTTCATAAATTTTAATTTTATATTTATAATCATCTTTATTAAATATTGCAAAGGGAATTACATATGCTTGAAATTTTCTTTGTAATACAGCTGAAGTAGAAGACTGATTTGCTTTTTTCCCAAGAAATCTTATAACTGAGCTATCTTTAAGACTCGCTTTTTGATCAATTATAAGAGAGATTATCTTTTTTTTACTAAGTGCTTTGAAAAGTTGCTTTACCGCTCCTTTTCTAAAAATAATTTTAGCTCCAGAACTTTCCCTAGATTTTGTTATAAATTTATCGATTTCTTTAAAGTTTGATTCCCTAGCAACTTGTACCATTGGTGAAACAAACTTATTAAAATAGCACCCTAAAACTTCCATATTTCCAAAATGAGCTGATATCATAATAATAGGATGACCTTCCTCTTGAAGTTTTTTAATTATCTCTACACCTTCAATCTCTACATCACTTTTAAGTTCTTCATCTGTAATTGTTAGATTTTCTATTTGAGATAAAACCCATAAAGTCATATTGAAATAAGAGTATTTTTGAATCTCTTTTATCTCTTCATTTGAAAGTTTTTTATCAAAAACTAAATCTAAATTAGCTTTGATAATTTTGTTAGTACCCCTTGCAAAAAAGTATACAACTCTAGATAAAATAAAAAAGAATCCTCTTCTTAATTTTTTAGGAAGAATTTGCATAAATTTAACAAAAATTAAAAAGAGTCTGTAAAGAATCTTTTCTAGCATGAAAGTTTAACCTTAAGTCCTTTGGGAGATTCTAGTTTTGCTATTTCATTTTCTATAAGAAAAATTGATTTTTCAAAACATATCTTTAGTTTATTATCTTTTAGCTTATAGTTTAGTTTTGGCATGGACATATCTTGATTTAATGTTAAGTTTAAACTTATCATAAAAGATAACCACTGCATTTTTTCTATAGGAGGTAGTAGTGATTCAAAATGTTTTAAATCTCTTTTTTGAGGAAGTGATTTTTTAGAAAACTTAATTGTGTGAGCAATAGTTACTCTACTTGAATGTAAAAAGCCATAATTTAAACCACTAAGTATAAAATCAAAAGTATTATCATTTGATTTATAAAAGTTTAATGTAGTACCAAGTGAATTTAATTTTGATGCAATAACTAAAAGATGTCTATATTTATCATCTA contains the following coding sequences:
- a CDS encoding MBOAT family O-acyltransferase, which codes for MLFNSYEFIFIFLPITFFIYFYLNSKRLTEVAKGFLVFSSLFFYSYWEIKYLPIILASMLFNYVIGTTLSKYDIKKNKKTFSKKSILIFGIICNVALLGYFKYADFFIENFNLFAGSDIELLHLLLPLAISFFTFQQIAYLVDSYRKETKEYDFLNYALFVTFFPQLIAGPIVHHKEMMPQFANIKNKIKNYKNIALGIFIFSMGLFKKVIIADTFAVWANTGFDVAQTLNFFEAWATSLSYTFQLYFDFSGYTDMAIGIALLFNIKLPINFNSPYKALDIQDFWRRWHITLSRFLRDYIYIPLGGNRKGPTRTYVNLLATFVIGGFWHGAGWTFIFWGFLHGVALAVHRLWQTIGFKLPKMIAWIITFNFVNIAWVFFRAKEWDDAIKVLSSMFSLDNIILPEKWERKVGFLNEWGVEFSRVYENISGKDNTTWFIFSSILIVLFLKNSNQYKTLFKAQFHLWIFTIIIFIYSIFSFSKTSDFLYFNF
- a CDS encoding ELM1/GtrOC1 family putative glycosyltransferase: MKRILIISDGKPGHLNQSIAFCKIKNISYDILEVKFCSKIAKIFSYVFDKFSFYTDDLFLSHKKFNYEFYDAVVSTGSGTYYFNKYISKKYNIKSIALMLPKSYRYSDFDYIVAQSHDNPPKLENIIEIPLNLSYSIPKNILKKESNKKAIGIIIGGDNKIFKMEFEKIKSALDEIFLKYPKHLKYITTSRRTPKQIDDLIENYKFDYKLIFSKEQNINPIPDFLALCEELYITIDSTSMLSEAKANSEANINIIKLDSKEENTKFHSLADLVKNTKEKIDLKKFLDKVNI
- a CDS encoding lysophospholipid acyltransferase family protein, with translation MLEKILYRLFLIFVKFMQILPKKLRRGFFFILSRVVYFFARGTNKIIKANLDLVFDKKLSNEEIKEIQKYSYFNMTLWVLSQIENLTITDEELKSDVEIEGVEIIKKLQEEGHPIIMISAHFGNMEVLGCYFNKFVSPMVQVARESNFKEIDKFITKSRESSGAKIIFRKGAVKQLFKALSKKKIISLIIDQKASLKDSSVIRFLGKKANQSSTSAVLQRKFQAYVIPFAIFNKDDYKYKIKIYEPIKPIKTDDDKDDIEKLAQLHANAISDIIKTDPKQWFWPHKRFKNYYKEIYEKNSNN